From the Williamwhitmania taraxaci genome, the window CGCCAAACCGGCACTAACCTTATTCTCAATTATCTCATAACTTTTTTGAGTCTTTTCGAGTTCATCCTCCGCAATAGTTAGGTTTTTTTGAGCAAGAAAAAGGTTGTAGAAGTATTGGCTAACATTCTTTTCCAAGTTTAACCGTTGCATGGAATAGTTTAGATTTGCCTTTTCATAATCGAGTTCAAGTTCACGCAACTCCATCTTCCGTTTATTGTAGGTAAACAACGGTTGCTGTATATTCAGGTATAAGTTATTGCTATATGATTTTGTCTCCGTTTTACTGAAATCGCTATAATTCTTCCGCCACGCTGCATTATTATTGAGCGAGACCGTTGCATCAGTTGGTAAAATAGGCTGAACAATCGAAAATGTCCCCGAGGATGTTGTTGATTCAGTGTTTATCCATGTGGAATAGGTGCTATTGAAGTTACGGGAGTTTTCATACTCAATAGGTGTAACGTTGAGTTGAAATTTCGATTTAAGTCCTGCTCGCTGCGCATTTAGCGACTCCTTAAATCGCTCCAAATTAAGCAACGACTGTATAATATCGGGACTTTGATTCCCCGCTACATCCAAGGCGCGTTCAAGAGTATAAACAGTTTGCCCATCCGCCGGAGTAAAGCCAATACAGAAGAAAGAAACAGTAATAAGTAAGAGCACCAATTTTCGTATCATCGAATTCTATTTTAATTTTTTCTGTTAGTATCCTTTAAAAGCATTAAAATCAAGGGTCATCACAACTTATAAGAGAACCGCCTTTACTGCATCCGCAATTACAACCCTAGCATTGGATTCGTTCGAAATCACAACCTTAGCGTTACCTGGAGTGCAGAAATAAGTCCCAAGTAGCACCCAGCCAGCATCAACCTCCTTCGTATTTACAGTCACTTTATCCACACCATCATCATGGTAAATGGAATAGTGGTACTCACCCAACGCCTCATTATCCGATTCACCCTTCTCCTTGGCAATGAAAACATACACGTCGTACTGTCCTTCTTTTGTAAGTGGCAATATCCAAGAAGCCTGTGCTACTCCATTGCCAGAGCGAATGGCCGTGGCCGAGTACACATATTTGCCATAAAATATTTCACCCACATACTTCCGCCAGCGTCCACCAACTCCCCACCAACTATATCCCTGGTATTCGTCACCCGATTTCTCGAAACGGTTGGCCAACTTTCGAAGCAATCCTTGATTCTGACTGTTTGTAACACTAAACCCTTTATCCTCATTATCAACAATCAATGCCGACTCTTCGTCCCAGCTGGTAAATACCACATCTAAAGAAACCTGAGAAGCCGTTTGAGTAGATGTTGGAATTATTGAAGGCGCTGAAATTTCGCGTCTTACGGGAATGTTGAGCGAAGCATTGGTATTTACAATAACGGCGGATGGTTGCTTATCCGTTAATATACTAATGACTTTGGCTGTAATCTAAAAAAATGTTGTTGATAATATTTTGTTAGCATTAAAATGCTGCACTAACCTGAATTACTCCACTATTCCAATTTTGCGACTTCCACGACCGTTTCACTGGACATCGGTAGGTGCGCTC encodes:
- a CDS encoding golvesin C-terminal-like domain-containing protein, giving the protein MVFTSWDEESALIVDNEDKGFSVTNSQNQGLLRKLANRFEKSGDEYQGYSWWGVGGRWRKYVGEIFYGKYVYSATAIRSGNGVAQASWILPLTKEGQYDVYVFIAKEKGESDNEALGEYHYSIYHDDGVDKVTVNTKEVDAGWVLLGTYFCTPGNAKVVISNESNARVVIADAVKAVLL